In a single window of the Drosophila miranda strain MSH22 chromosome XL, D.miranda_PacBio2.1, whole genome shotgun sequence genome:
- the LOC108156846 gene encoding protein new-glue 3-like has translation MRYSCVLLLLALFGCVLVRQTSGTGTTTTTVAADTTTTTSASATTTTTAATTTTAAATTTTAATSSAATTAAPSTPSGGKTKVKRHWKRKVHKGKKRSIRRRNRNKSNKSG, from the coding sequence ATGCGGTACTCTtgcgtcctcctcctcctggccCTCTTCGGCTGTGTCCTGGTCAGACAGACCAGTGGCACCGGCACCACAACCACCACCGTGGCGGCTGACACTACCACCACCACCTCTGCATCggccacaaccacaaccacggcagccaccaccaccaccgccgccgccaccacaaCTACCGCCGCCACAAGCTCAGCAGCCACAACCGCCGCACCTTCTACACCATCTGGGGGCAAGACCAAGGTCAAGCGCCACTGGAAGCGCAAGGTGCACAAGGGCAAGAAGAGGTCCATCCGCCGCAGGAACAGGAACAAGAGCAACAAGAGCGGCTAG